A region of the Peredibacter starrii genome:
CGCATAGGTCTGTAAAATTTCTTTCTCAGCACGAGTCGGATAATAATCGCGAAGATCGCAGATCTTCTCAAAGATCTCTGATCCTGCCTTATCATAAAGAAATTTCGGGGGAATGCTCTTCTGATGCTTAGACAGTCCAACCAGAACTTCAGAAAGAAGCGTACTACTTTGAGGGGCAAGGTCCATGTAAGAGGAATCAAATTCTGTCTTCATGCTAAATCCTTTGCAAGTCGTATTCCTGAATACTGCCAACGCATATGAGGGTAATAGAAGTTTCGATAAGTCACCCGATAGTGAGACCTCGGTGTGATCGAACTACCTCCACGAAGAACGAACTGATTACACATAAACTTTTCATTATATTCGGCAAGACCGTGCTGAAATTTCTCATAACGAGGATAAGGAAGATATGCACTCTGAGTCCATTCCCAGACCGAACCATGAATCTGAGAATACAATTCATGATCATCACGTGATGGCTCGGGCTCAAAGTATCCATCTTCTAGAAACGTACATTCACTCGGTTCTGATCTGGCGGCGACTTCCCATTCAAATTCTGTCGGAAGCCTGCATCCTTTCCAGTGAGCAAAGGCCATGGCCTCATAGAAACTCACGTGCACAACTGGCGCGGCAAGATCCAAAGGCATCATTCCACCTAAAGTAAATGACCACCAGTTTTGCCCATCTCTTTCCCAATATAAAGGTGCTGACCACTTCTCTCTTTCTTTAACGTCCCAACCGTCGGACAACCACAGGAGAGGATTATCGTAACCACCGTCTTCAATAAAACTCAAAAACTCATCGTTTGTGACCAAATGAGAGGAAAGCATACAACTTTCAATCCACTGATTATGGAGGTCCTTCTCATTATCAAAAGCGAACTCATGGGTGTTTCGATCCACTCCGATTTTCGCAAGCCCTGAGGCCAGATTATGCCATTTCACATCAAAGGACTCATATGGCCCATGTGAATGATCTGGATGATACCTGGGCCTGATCGGATTCTCATAAAAGTTTCGTTTAATATCCATCAGGAGAAGTTCCTGATGTTGCTGCTCATGCTGAATTCCGAGTTCCAGACACTCTTTAATCTCTTTAAACTTCTCATCTGAAAGTCTCATCACTTCCATCATCACTTCTTTCGTGATGGCCCGGCGATATTCCTGAACTTCATGAACGGTAGGTCTCGATAAGACCCCACGCTTGACCTTAGGCAGGTAATAGCCAAGAGATTTATAATAAGAATTAAACAGGAAATGAAATTCGTTTCGAAATGGCTCATACTGAGGATCAATTTTCTTCAACACGAAGTTTTCAAAAAACCAGGTGGTATGAGCAAGATGCCATTTAGGTGGACTTGTATCATCAGTAACAGAGATCACAAAATCCTCATGGGTCAGCGGAAGACATAAGTCTTCGGTCGCCTTTCTCACGGCCTCAAAACGACGAACCATTGCCTCACGTTCTGAAAACCTTTCCTGACTTCTCAAAAGATCCATGGTCGCTCCGTGAATCTAACCGGGAGAGGAAACTCTCCCGGTTTGGTCTAATAAGCTTATACTCTTCTTTCCGAGTCTGAACGACGGTTTAGGTCACGATCAACGCGGGCCTGAGTTTTGATAATGCCGCTTGTGCCATCGTCAACATCTCGATGCTTAATCCAGTTGTATGCGCTGAGAAGTAACACTGCCGCAATTGCAATGTGTACAATATGATCGACTGTTCCTAACTCAAGTACATTAGGAATGACTCGCATTAGATTCTCATCCGCCTCCATGTGACCTACTCCTGGATAACCAGGTTCACCGATTAAGAAACCGGCCAAACCTAAAATTCCGTAGACCACACCAAAGCCGAAGGCAAAACTATAGGCCT
Encoded here:
- the egtB gene encoding ergothioneine biosynthesis protein EgtB — protein: MDLLRSQERFSEREAMVRRFEAVRKATEDLCLPLTHEDFVISVTDDTSPPKWHLAHTTWFFENFVLKKIDPQYEPFRNEFHFLFNSYYKSLGYYLPKVKRGVLSRPTVHEVQEYRRAITKEVMMEVMRLSDEKFKEIKECLELGIQHEQQHQELLLMDIKRNFYENPIRPRYHPDHSHGPYESFDVKWHNLASGLAKIGVDRNTHEFAFDNEKDLHNQWIESCMLSSHLVTNDEFLSFIEDGGYDNPLLWLSDGWDVKEREKWSAPLYWERDGQNWWSFTLGGMMPLDLAAPVVHVSFYEAMAFAHWKGCRLPTEFEWEVAARSEPSECTFLEDGYFEPEPSRDDHELYSQIHGSVWEWTQSAYLPYPRYEKFQHGLAEYNEKFMCNQFVLRGGSSITPRSHYRVTYRNFYYPHMRWQYSGIRLAKDLA